A region from the Pseudomonas sp. P8_229 genome encodes:
- a CDS encoding response regulator gives MRSLKVLILEPNPFQLMALHQMLNAIGIYDVLTAPTLSSALVSLGHRGAVDIAICDPQLKGGDGMALIRHLRAQRQARGLILLGPVAAGLLTDLEHLLLGHAPMLLGRLHTPVSAVLMRGLLDAYLATMRAPVIA, from the coding sequence ATGCGCTCGCTAAAAGTCCTGATTCTTGAACCCAATCCGTTCCAGCTGATGGCGTTGCATCAGATGCTCAACGCCATCGGCATCTACGATGTGCTCACCGCGCCGACGCTGTCCTCGGCGCTGGTTTCCCTGGGCCATCGCGGCGCCGTGGATATTGCGATCTGCGATCCGCAGCTCAAAGGTGGCGACGGCATGGCACTGATTCGCCACCTTAGGGCTCAGCGTCAGGCGCGCGGGCTGATTCTGCTGGGACCGGTGGCGGCAGGCCTGCTGACCGATCTTGAGCATCTGCTGCTGGGACATGCGCCGATGTTGCTGGGACGCCTGCATACACCGGTCTCGGCAGTACTGATGAGAGGTCTGCTGGACGCCTATCTGGCTACGATGCGTGCGCCGGTCATCGCCTGA
- a CDS encoding DUF3509 domain-containing protein gives MESISLLLGEALSPYQVTLTPRGSHGECLVTLRNGNGAIVVEREFNQAQLTDKRLLTDVVDGLHRDVLIAEGRLEPCVIAALRNAALDKRAAL, from the coding sequence ATGGAAAGTATCAGTCTATTGCTCGGTGAGGCTCTGAGCCCGTATCAGGTGACGTTGACTCCTCGTGGCTCCCATGGCGAATGCCTGGTGACCTTGAGAAACGGCAACGGTGCCATCGTGGTGGAGCGCGAATTCAATCAAGCGCAGTTGACCGACAAACGTCTGCTGACAGATGTGGTCGACGGTTTGCACCGCGACGTCCTGATCGCCGAAGGGCGACTGGAACCCTGTGTGATCGCGGCCTTGCGCAATGCGGCGCTGGATAAGCGCGCGGCCCTGTAA
- a CDS encoding homoserine dehydrogenase — MNPVKVGICGLGTVGGGTFNVLQRNAEEIARRAGRGIEVAQIAMRTPKPQFQTTGIAITNDVFEVATNPEIDIVIELMGGYTVARELVLKAIENGKHVVTANKALIAVHGNEIFAKAREKGVIVAFEAAVAGGIPVIKAIREGLSANRINWVAGIINGTGNFILTEMREKGRTFEDVLAEAQALGYAEADPTFDVEGIDAAHKLTILASIAFGIPLQFDKAYTEGITKLTTADVNYAEALGYRIKHLGVARSTAAGIELRVHPTLIPADRLIANVNGVMNAVMVNGDAAGSTLFYGAGAGMEPTASSVIADLVDVVRAMTSDPENRVPHLAFQPDSLSAHPILPIEACESAYYLRIQAKDHPGVLAQVASILSERGINIESIMQKEVEEHDGLVPMILLTHRVLEQHMNDAIAALEALAGVNGPVVRIRVEHLN, encoded by the coding sequence GTGAATCCGGTCAAAGTAGGCATCTGTGGGTTAGGGACCGTCGGTGGCGGTACCTTCAACGTACTTCAGCGCAACGCCGAGGAAATTGCTCGTCGTGCCGGGCGTGGGATCGAAGTGGCACAAATTGCCATGCGCACGCCAAAGCCTCAGTTCCAGACGACCGGTATTGCGATTACCAACGATGTCTTCGAAGTGGCCACGAACCCTGAGATCGACATCGTCATAGAGCTGATGGGCGGCTACACCGTTGCCCGCGAGCTGGTACTCAAGGCCATCGAGAATGGCAAGCATGTGGTCACCGCGAACAAGGCACTGATCGCCGTTCACGGTAATGAGATTTTCGCCAAGGCACGCGAGAAAGGCGTGATCGTGGCGTTCGAAGCGGCTGTGGCCGGTGGCATTCCGGTGATCAAGGCGATCCGTGAAGGCCTGTCCGCCAACCGCATCAACTGGGTCGCCGGGATCATCAACGGCACCGGTAACTTCATTCTCACCGAAATGCGCGAGAAGGGTCGCACCTTCGAGGACGTGCTGGCCGAAGCGCAAGCGCTGGGCTACGCCGAAGCCGATCCGACCTTCGACGTCGAAGGCATCGACGCCGCGCACAAGCTGACGATTCTGGCTTCGATCGCGTTCGGCATTCCGCTGCAATTCGACAAGGCCTACACCGAAGGCATCACCAAGCTGACCACCGCTGACGTGAACTATGCCGAAGCGCTGGGCTACCGCATCAAGCACCTCGGTGTGGCTCGCAGCACCGCTGCCGGTATCGAGCTGCGCGTACATCCGACGCTGATCCCGGCCGATCGCCTGATCGCCAACGTCAACGGCGTGATGAACGCAGTGATGGTCAATGGTGACGCGGCGGGTTCGACGCTGTTCTACGGCGCTGGCGCTGGCATGGAGCCAACCGCTTCGTCGGTGATCGCCGATCTGGTCGATGTGGTTCGCGCGATGACCTCCGATCCGGAAAACCGCGTACCGCACCTGGCCTTCCAGCCGGACTCGCTGTCGGCGCATCCGATCCTGCCGATCGAAGCCTGCGAAAGCGCCTACTACCTGCGCATTCAGGCCAAGGACCATCCGGGCGTACTTGCTCAGGTGGCGAGCATCCTCTCGGAACGCGGCATCAACATCGAGTCGATCATGCAGAAGGAAGTCGAAGAGCACGACGGTCTGGTGCCGATGATCCTGCTGACCCATCGCGTGCTGGAACAGCACATGAACGATGCGATTGCCGCCCTGGAAGCATTGGCCGGCGTCAACGGTCCGGTTGTGCGGATCCGCGTCGAGCACCTGAACTAA
- a CDS encoding YaeQ family protein has protein sequence MAQPSTTYKFELNLTDLDRSVYESVKQTIARHPSETEERMTVRLLAYALWYNEQLSFGRGLSDVDEPALWEKSLDDRVLHWIEVGQPDADRLTWCSRRTERTSLLAYGSLRVWETKVIPAIKNLKNVNIAAVPQEVLETLAKDMPRVIKWDVMISEGTIFVTDDRGQHEVQLQWLQGERG, from the coding sequence ATGGCCCAGCCGTCCACTACCTACAAGTTTGAACTGAACCTCACCGACCTCGACCGCAGTGTCTACGAGAGCGTCAAGCAGACCATCGCCCGTCACCCTTCGGAAACCGAAGAGCGCATGACCGTGCGCCTGCTGGCCTACGCGCTCTGGTACAACGAGCAGTTGTCGTTTGGCCGTGGTCTGTCAGACGTGGATGAGCCAGCGCTGTGGGAAAAGAGCCTGGATGACCGTGTTCTGCACTGGATCGAAGTCGGCCAGCCAGACGCCGATCGCCTGACCTGGTGCTCGCGCCGTACCGAGCGCACCAGCCTGCTGGCCTACGGCAGCCTGCGCGTCTGGGAAACCAAAGTGATCCCGGCGATCAAGAACCTGAAAAACGTCAACATCGCTGCGGTCCCGCAAGAAGTGCTGGAGACCCTGGCCAAGGACATGCCTCGCGTTATCAAGTGGGACGTGATGATCAGCGAAGGGACGATTTTCGTGACCGACGACCGTGGTCAGCACGAAGTCCAGTTGCAATGGCTGCAAGGCGAACGCGGCTGA
- the recJ gene encoding single-stranded-DNA-specific exonuclease RecJ → MRIDPRPLPATLPFLGDLPPLLTRLYAARGVQSEAELDKSLARLIPFQQLKGIDAAVDLLVTALEQRQRILIVGDFDADGATASTVGMLGLRLLGAAHVDYLVPNRFEYGYGLTPEIVEVALTREPQLLITVDNGISSVEGVAAAKKAGLKVLITDHHLPGDELPLADALVNPNQPGCDFPSKALAGVGVIFYVLMALRARLRSLGWYESKPQPNIGELLDLVALGSVADVVPLDANNRILVHQGLERIRAGRARPGIKAILEVAKRDAARITSTDLGFIVGPRLNAAGRLDDMSLGIECLLTADANLAREMAAQLDGMNQDRKSIEQGMQREALAQLKDLPVESMPFGLCLFDPEWHQGVIGILASRMKERYFRPTIAFADAGDGLLKGSGRSVQGFHIRDALSVVAAQHPNLIAKYGGHAMAAGLTLAQENFPLFAEAFDAEVRRQLREEDLTGRMLSDGTLAVEEFHLELARALRHAGPWGQHFPEPLFHGVFQLVEQRVVGERHLKVVLKSECGSVKLDGIAFGIDRDVWPNPTIQWVELAYKLDVNEFRGNETVQLMIAHIEPR, encoded by the coding sequence ATGCGTATTGATCCTCGACCGTTGCCTGCCACTCTGCCGTTTCTCGGTGACCTGCCACCGCTGTTGACCCGTTTGTACGCGGCGCGGGGCGTGCAGTCCGAGGCGGAGCTGGATAAAAGCCTGGCGCGGTTGATTCCGTTCCAGCAGCTCAAGGGCATCGATGCGGCGGTGGATCTGCTGGTGACGGCGCTGGAGCAGCGTCAGCGGATTCTGATCGTCGGCGACTTCGATGCGGACGGCGCGACGGCCAGTACGGTGGGTATGCTCGGTCTACGTTTGCTCGGTGCGGCGCATGTCGACTATCTGGTGCCGAACCGCTTCGAATATGGCTACGGCCTGACCCCGGAAATCGTCGAGGTGGCGCTGACCCGCGAGCCGCAGTTGTTGATCACCGTCGACAACGGCATCTCCAGCGTTGAAGGCGTGGCTGCGGCGAAAAAGGCCGGGCTCAAGGTGTTGATCACCGACCACCACTTGCCCGGCGATGAGCTGCCGCTGGCCGATGCGCTGGTCAACCCGAACCAGCCTGGCTGCGACTTCCCGAGCAAGGCGTTGGCCGGGGTCGGGGTGATTTTCTACGTGCTGATGGCCTTGCGCGCCCGCCTGCGCAGCCTTGGCTGGTACGAGAGCAAACCGCAACCGAACATTGGCGAGCTGCTCGACCTGGTGGCGCTGGGCAGCGTCGCTGACGTGGTGCCGCTGGACGCCAACAACCGGATCCTGGTGCATCAGGGCCTGGAGCGGATCCGCGCCGGGCGTGCACGGCCGGGGATCAAGGCGATTCTCGAAGTCGCCAAGCGTGACGCGGCGCGTATCACTTCCACGGATCTGGGCTTTATCGTCGGCCCGCGCCTGAATGCGGCGGGGCGCCTCGACGACATGAGCCTGGGGATCGAATGCCTGCTCACCGCCGACGCCAATCTGGCGCGGGAAATGGCCGCGCAACTGGACGGCATGAACCAGGATCGCAAATCCATCGAGCAGGGCATGCAGCGCGAAGCGTTGGCCCAGCTCAAGGACTTGCCAGTGGAATCGATGCCGTTCGGCCTGTGTCTGTTCGATCCCGAGTGGCACCAGGGTGTCATCGGCATTCTCGCGTCACGGATGAAAGAGCGTTATTTCCGCCCGACCATCGCGTTCGCCGATGCCGGTGACGGCCTGCTCAAAGGCTCGGGGCGCTCGGTGCAGGGTTTCCACATTCGCGATGCCCTGAGCGTGGTGGCGGCGCAGCATCCGAACCTGATTGCCAAATACGGTGGTCACGCCATGGCGGCCGGCCTGACCTTGGCGCAAGAGAATTTTCCGCTGTTCGCCGAGGCTTTTGATGCCGAAGTGCGTCGCCAGCTTCGTGAAGAAGACCTGACCGGGCGCATGCTGTCGGATGGCACCTTGGCGGTCGAGGAATTCCACCTCGAACTGGCCCGCGCCCTGCGTCACGCCGGGCCTTGGGGCCAGCACTTTCCGGAGCCGCTGTTCCATGGCGTGTTCCAGTTGGTCGAGCAGCGGGTGGTCGGCGAGCGGCACCTGAAAGTGGTGCTGAAAAGCGAGTGCGGTTCGGTGAAACTCGACGGAATTGCCTTTGGTATCGACCGCGATGTCTGGCCGAATCCGACGATTCAATGGGTTGAACTGGCCTACAAACTCGACGTCAACGAGTTTCGGGGCAACGAGACGGTACAACTGATGATTGCCCACATCGAACCGCGTTGA
- a CDS encoding transporter substrate-binding domain-containing protein: MLYERAIKPALGWLLLLCLSGFVRGGMAAQMVLHEGVQAQKIELIELDERERRWIRDNPSVTVASVQYPLYLFLDEHGHWAGLNNDVLKRISAMTGLQFVHVESFSTDQMLEHLQTGTADLSTTLAMNDERKTFLNFSHAFGGAGWVFVGHKDEPAIQSLEQLVKRVLVLPARHALEEVVRREYPSIEILSVKTYAEARALVESGEAYATIENEIGAQLYPSGLLKVGGLVEGRWEADHLAVRKGLPELASILNKALGAFPATELRAIRVKWLDGVSPPARLSLWDEFVDWGCWGMAGLGGFGLLSLVWNRRLAAVIRQRREAEKHLGDQLAFQHALIDAMPDPVFVRDLQGRLVMCNRSYEEALSVRLEQVKGRMLFEVDALPEATARMLHDEFMVQMHTRKVRFSNRQLAFKSGSKAIYQWTVPFYSADGQLRGLLGGWTDISQRRTENGCQCLH; encoded by the coding sequence ATGCTGTATGAACGAGCAATTAAACCGGCCCTGGGCTGGCTACTGTTGTTGTGCCTGAGTGGATTCGTCCGCGGGGGGATGGCAGCACAAATGGTGCTGCACGAAGGGGTGCAGGCGCAGAAGATCGAACTCATTGAGCTGGACGAGCGGGAGCGACGCTGGATACGAGACAACCCCAGCGTGACCGTCGCTTCAGTGCAATACCCCTTGTACCTGTTTCTGGACGAACACGGGCACTGGGCTGGCTTGAACAACGATGTGCTCAAGCGCATCAGTGCGATGACCGGTTTGCAGTTTGTTCACGTGGAATCGTTTTCCACTGATCAGATGCTGGAGCACCTGCAAACCGGGACAGCGGATCTGAGTACCACGCTGGCCATGAACGATGAGCGCAAAACTTTCCTGAACTTCAGTCACGCCTTTGGCGGTGCAGGCTGGGTGTTCGTCGGTCACAAGGACGAGCCGGCCATCCAGTCGCTGGAACAACTGGTGAAGCGGGTGCTGGTATTGCCCGCTCGGCATGCGCTGGAGGAGGTTGTGCGGCGCGAATATCCGTCAATCGAGATTCTTTCGGTCAAGACGTATGCCGAAGCGCGGGCGCTGGTCGAAAGCGGTGAGGCCTACGCCACCATCGAAAATGAAATCGGTGCGCAGTTGTACCCTTCAGGGTTGCTCAAGGTCGGCGGGCTGGTGGAAGGGCGCTGGGAGGCCGATCACCTGGCCGTGCGCAAGGGGTTGCCCGAACTGGCGAGTATCCTCAACAAGGCGCTGGGCGCCTTTCCCGCCACAGAGTTGCGCGCCATCCGGGTGAAGTGGCTGGACGGTGTCTCTCCGCCGGCACGGCTTTCGCTGTGGGACGAGTTCGTCGATTGGGGCTGCTGGGGCATGGCTGGGCTGGGGGGCTTCGGGTTGTTGTCACTGGTCTGGAATCGGCGGCTGGCGGCGGTCATCCGACAACGCCGCGAAGCGGAAAAGCACTTGGGTGACCAATTGGCCTTTCAGCACGCGTTGATCGATGCGATGCCCGATCCGGTCTTCGTCCGCGACCTGCAAGGTCGCCTGGTAATGTGCAATCGAAGCTATGAAGAGGCACTCTCGGTCCGACTCGAGCAGGTGAAGGGAAGGATGCTGTTCGAAGTCGATGCACTGCCCGAAGCTACAGCACGGATGCTGCACGATGAGTTCATGGTGCAGATGCATACGCGCAAGGTCCGTTTCAGCAATCGTCAGCTGGCGTTCAAGAGCGGCTCCAAGGCCATCTATCAGTGGACCGTGCCGTTTTACAGCGCCGATGGCCAATTGCGCGGTCTGCTCGGTGGCTGGACCGACATCAGCCAGCGCCGCACGGAAAACGGCTGCCAATGTCTGCACTGA
- the thrC gene encoding threonine synthase yields MRYISTRGQAPALNFEDVLLAGLATDGGLYVPENLPRFTQEEIASWAGLPYHELAFRVMRPFVTGSIPDADFKKILEETYGVFSHSAVAPLRQLNGNEWVMELFHGPTLAFKDFALQLLGRLLDYVLEKRGERVVIVGATSGDTGSAAIEGCKHCENVDIFILHPHNRVSEVQRRQMTTILGENIHNIAIEGNFDDCQEMVKNSFADQSFLKGTRLVAVNSINWARIMAQIVYYFHAALQLGGPARSISFSVPTGNFGDIFAGYLARNMGLPINQLIVATNRNDILHRFMSGNQYVKETLHATLSPSMDIMVSSNFERLLFDLHGRNGAAIAGLMDSFKQGGGFSVEQERWTEARKLFDSLAVDDAQTCETIAEVYEQCGEVLDPHTAIGVKAARECRRSLDIPMVILGTAHPVKFPDAVEKAGVGKALELPAHLSDLFERNERCTVLPNELKAVQAFVSQHGNRGKPL; encoded by the coding sequence ATGCGTTACATCAGCACCCGCGGCCAGGCACCGGCCCTGAATTTCGAAGACGTCCTGCTGGCCGGTCTCGCCACCGACGGCGGTCTGTACGTCCCGGAGAACCTGCCACGTTTCACCCAGGAAGAAATCGCTTCGTGGGCCGGCCTGCCGTATCACGAACTGGCTTTCCGGGTGATGCGCCCGTTTGTCACCGGCAGCATTCCTGACGCCGATTTCAAAAAGATTCTCGAAGAAACCTACGGTGTGTTCTCGCACAGCGCCGTTGCCCCGCTGCGTCAGCTCAACGGCAACGAATGGGTCATGGAGCTGTTCCACGGCCCGACTCTGGCGTTCAAGGACTTCGCCCTGCAACTGCTCGGTCGTCTGCTCGACTACGTGCTGGAAAAGCGCGGCGAGCGCGTGGTGATCGTCGGCGCCACCTCCGGCGACACCGGTTCGGCTGCCATCGAAGGCTGCAAGCATTGCGAAAACGTCGACATCTTCATCCTGCACCCGCACAACCGTGTGTCCGAAGTGCAGCGTCGGCAGATGACCACCATTCTCGGCGAGAACATCCACAACATCGCCATCGAAGGCAACTTCGATGACTGCCAGGAAATGGTCAAGAACAGCTTCGCCGACCAGAGCTTCCTCAAAGGCACGCGTCTGGTGGCGGTGAACTCGATCAACTGGGCGCGGATCATGGCCCAGATCGTCTACTACTTCCACGCAGCCCTGCAATTGGGCGGCCCGGCGCGTTCGATATCGTTCTCGGTGCCGACCGGCAACTTCGGCGACATCTTCGCCGGTTACCTGGCGCGCAACATGGGCCTGCCGATCAATCAGTTGATCGTCGCCACCAACCGCAACGACATCCTGCACCGCTTCATGAGTGGCAACCAGTACGTCAAGGAAACCCTGCACGCCACGCTGTCGCCGTCGATGGACATCATGGTCTCGTCGAACTTCGAACGCCTGTTGTTCGACCTGCACGGTCGCAACGGTGCGGCGATCGCCGGGTTGATGGACTCGTTCAAGCAGGGCGGCGGTTTCAGCGTCGAGCAAGAGCGTTGGACCGAAGCCCGCAAGCTGTTCGACTCGCTGGCCGTTGACGATGCGCAAACCTGCGAAACCATTGCCGAAGTCTACGAGCAGTGCGGCGAAGTGCTGGACCCGCACACCGCTATCGGCGTGAAAGCCGCACGCGAATGCCGTCGCAGCCTGGACATCCCGATGGTGATTCTGGGCACTGCGCATCCGGTGAAATTCCCGGATGCCGTGGAGAAAGCCGGTGTAGGAAAAGCTCTCGAACTGCCTGCACATCTTTCTGATTTGTTTGAGCGAAACGAGCGTTGCACCGTTTTGCCAAACGAGCTGAAAGCCGTACAGGCCTTTGTCAGCCAGCATGGCAACCGCGGCAAGCCGTTGTAA
- a CDS encoding CaiB/BaiF CoA transferase family protein codes for MPFANKPLSGVKVIELGTLIAGPFASRICGEFGAEVIKIESPDGGDPLRKWRKLYEGTSLWWFVQARNKKSLTLNLKHPDGLAILKKLLGEADILIENFRPGVLEKLGLSWETLHALNPKLVMVRLSGFGQTGPMKDQPGFGAVGESMGGLRYITGFEDRPPVRTGISIGDSIAALWGVIGALMALRHREVNGGLGQVVDVALYEAIFAMMESMVPEFDVFGFIRERTGNIMPGITPSSIHTSADGKHVQIGANGDAIFKRFMLIIGREDLANDPALASNDGRDTRRDELYGVIDRWVNSLPLQSVLDLLNQAQVPASRIFSAEDMFSDPQYLAREMFLQAKLPDGKPFKMPGIVPKLSDTPGTSEWVGPQLGEHNAQVLHDLGYDEQQIARLRADGAI; via the coding sequence ATGCCGTTCGCCAACAAACCGCTCAGCGGTGTGAAAGTCATTGAATTGGGTACGTTGATTGCCGGGCCGTTTGCGTCGCGCATTTGCGGCGAGTTCGGCGCTGAAGTGATCAAGATCGAATCGCCCGACGGCGGCGATCCGCTGCGCAAGTGGCGCAAATTGTATGAAGGCACCTCGCTGTGGTGGTTCGTTCAGGCGCGCAACAAAAAGTCGCTGACGCTGAACCTCAAGCACCCCGATGGTCTGGCGATCCTGAAAAAGCTGCTCGGCGAAGCCGACATCCTGATCGAGAACTTTCGTCCCGGCGTGCTGGAAAAACTCGGGCTGAGCTGGGAAACCCTGCACGCGCTGAACCCGAAACTGGTGATGGTGCGCCTCTCGGGTTTCGGCCAGACCGGGCCGATGAAGGATCAACCGGGCTTCGGCGCGGTTGGCGAGTCCATGGGCGGCTTGCGCTACATCACCGGTTTCGAAGACCGGCCACCGGTACGTACCGGGATTTCCATCGGCGACTCGATAGCAGCGCTTTGGGGTGTGATCGGTGCGCTGATGGCCTTGCGTCATCGCGAGGTGAATGGCGGTCTCGGCCAGGTCGTCGATGTGGCGCTGTACGAGGCGATTTTCGCCATGATGGAAAGCATGGTGCCGGAGTTCGACGTGTTCGGTTTCATCCGCGAGCGCACCGGCAATATCATGCCGGGGATCACGCCGTCATCGATCCACACCAGCGCCGACGGCAAGCATGTGCAGATTGGCGCCAATGGCGACGCGATTTTCAAGCGCTTCATGCTGATCATCGGCCGCGAGGATCTGGCCAACGACCCGGCGCTGGCGAGCAACGACGGGCGCGATACCCGCCGTGACGAGTTGTATGGGGTGATCGACCGCTGGGTCAATTCGCTGCCGCTGCAAAGCGTGCTCGACCTGCTCAATCAGGCTCAGGTGCCGGCCAGCCGGATCTTCAGCGCCGAGGACATGTTCAGCGATCCGCAGTACCTGGCGCGGGAGATGTTCCTGCAGGCCAAACTGCCGGACGGCAAGCCTTTCAAGATGCCGGGCATTGTGCCGAAACTCTCTGATACACCGGGTACTTCCGAATGGGTCGGGCCGCAACTCGGTGAACACAATGCGCAGGTACTCCACGATCTTGGCTATGACGAACAGCAGATCGCCCGCTTGCGCGCAGACGGAGCCATTTAA
- a CDS encoding TIGR02285 family protein yields MTNSRSPACAQTEPFKLKHRQTSDANRAHHWWTWRLFGLLFLLALPAWAQAKPTLVWLMRDLPPLTIFEGPKKGLGVIDQLLPMLIAGMPQYEHTLMRVNRARGMQMMHDTSFTCDPSLIWSKERTQWIVFSIPAFRAVSNGLVVRQKDRAVLEPYVVDGEVDLAAFLANAEQKVGVVAERSYGEFVDGLLQQAPDGALTPHYGNDALSSLLSMQRLGRLQVVLGYWPEIRYQAHQAQIAEDELVFFPIQGTGKYLSGYIGCSDTPQGRQAISEINQLLRTLPHEHLNELYANWLDPAMRNDYLEQARTFFEQQTAQ; encoded by the coding sequence ATGACGAACAGCAGATCGCCCGCTTGCGCGCAGACGGAGCCATTTAAGCTGAAACATCGGCAGACATCGGACGCCAACCGCGCCCACCACTGGTGGACGTGGCGGCTGTTCGGCTTGTTGTTTCTGCTGGCCCTGCCGGCCTGGGCCCAGGCCAAACCCACGCTGGTCTGGTTAATGCGCGATCTGCCGCCCCTGACCATCTTCGAAGGCCCGAAAAAGGGTCTGGGCGTGATCGATCAACTGTTGCCGATGCTGATCGCCGGCATGCCGCAATACGAACACACGCTGATGCGAGTCAACCGCGCCCGGGGCATGCAGATGATGCATGACACCTCGTTCACCTGCGACCCGTCACTGATCTGGAGCAAAGAGCGCACACAATGGATCGTTTTTTCCATTCCGGCGTTCCGCGCCGTCAGCAATGGACTGGTGGTGCGTCAGAAAGATCGCGCAGTGCTGGAGCCCTACGTGGTCGACGGCGAGGTCGATCTGGCGGCCTTTTTGGCCAACGCCGAGCAAAAGGTCGGGGTCGTGGCCGAGCGCAGTTACGGTGAGTTTGTCGATGGTCTGCTGCAACAGGCACCCGACGGTGCGCTGACGCCGCATTACGGCAACGATGCACTCAGCAGCCTGCTGTCGATGCAGCGCCTGGGCCGTCTTCAGGTGGTTTTGGGGTATTGGCCAGAGATTCGCTACCAGGCCCACCAGGCGCAAATTGCCGAAGATGAATTGGTGTTCTTTCCGATTCAAGGCACGGGCAAATACCTGTCGGGATACATCGGGTGCTCCGATACGCCTCAAGGTAGACAGGCCATCAGCGAGATCAACCAACTGCTGCGCACCCTGCCCCACGAGCATCTGAACGAGCTCTACGCCAACTGGCTGGACCCGGCCATGCGCAACGATTATCTCGAACAGGCGCGGACATTCTTCGAACAACAGACCGCGCAGTAA